The Plasmodium falciparum 3D7 genome assembly, chromosome: 12 genome contains the following window.
ctataatcatcttatcattaatattctCATCATTTATAACAAAATTTCCAGATTGTAGTTGTTTCTCCTTAATCCAATATTTGAATGTAATGTCCCTTATTTTTTTCGCATTTTGTCTTATcgtttcttttaattttttattgttataattattagaTGATCTTATTTTAATATGATTACTTATGTCAATgtcaataatattatgagtATATTCCTTAACGTCCatactatttatattcttacaTGGTATTATACAAtagtttcattttttttctcaacaaaaaaaaaaaaaaaaaaagaaaaaaaaaaaaaaataaaataaaataaataaaataaaagaaaagaaaaagaaaaagaaaaaaaaaaagaaaaagaaaaagaaaaagaaaaagaaaaaaaaaagaaaaaagaaaaaagaaaaaaaaaataaaataaaagaaaagaaaaaaagaaaataaataaaataaaaaaaaagaaaaagaaaaagaaaaaaaaaaaaagaaaaaaaaaagaaaaaaaaaagaaaaaagaaaaaaaaaagaaaaaaaaaaagaaaaaagtatGTACATACAcaaaattattactatttattCTTAAAACCAATAAACGTATTAACAATTTTGGATTAATCAACtggatatataaaataaaacacattTATTCACCGTTAAAATAAGTTTGTAAGCTTTTAACATTGAtactaaaatattatatcaagaaaaaaaaactacgctaataattttttttttttttttttttttttgccaccataagaaaaaaaaaatatatatatatataattttatattattgtaaaatacaaaaatgatACCAcacaatatgtatatttttttttttttttttttttctttcttacaATTGTAAATTAGAAGACCTAaccataaatattttaatttttataaggattctatataaatgtacgtctttttttttaaatacataattttattatataatataatattatataagtaCATATCATAAAAAGACCCAATATATAAgcggaattttttttttttttctttcttttttttttttttttttattttgagcATTTCACGTATATTAATgggaaatattaaaatgttaatatattaaaatattaattgtatatgtaaaaatatgaatatttttctctttataataattatatgaaaataaataaataaataaataaataaatatatatatatatatataatatagtgtttataatatatatacaaataaatttatattaagaaTAACATGTGAATTACTTTttgtgataatataaaaatgtgagAGAATGTATAcctattattttctttcttttttttttttttttttaagtatcATGAGGGGAATATgattatgtataaatttatatttaatttatttatttatttattattattactatttatttttttattttatttttttttttttttttgtacatatttcttataagtgtgcataaaatataaaataacatgataccaatagaaatataaggtttccatataaatatgacaaaatattattcataaatattttatcgcgtttgaaaatataaattaaaaaaaattatattttaatacaaagtaagaatattattaattatatatattatatatataatataatatatacatatgtgtgtatatttattttatgtttcctttttttattcttattcttattcttatacttattcttatattatacttattatttatttttacattcattgtaaatataaacagATTTTCAAgatgtataaaataaatatatatacagataagttttatgaatatactttaatatttttaccttgttaaaaaaaaaggtatatGTGTTGttaaatgatttatataaaaaagatcttatattttaatgttctatttatattttgcattatctttatatatactacattatgtatataatatatatatatatatatatatatatatatatatatatataatatatgtatattcttttatatatttatagttatatatttataatatatttttagttttatttaatttttttcatttccttttttatgaGATAcctttaattaatttttttttttttttttttgcaaaaGTAATCCTTATAAAAAATAGGGTGGAtatgaattttatttttttcccttttttttttttttttttctttttttaggataaaaaaatatttgttaaacagtatatttttttattttttattcaatttttttttttttttttttatatatatttataatataaaaataacatgTTTAAGAAAACGATGCAGCAGAAAAGACAATCTTTTATAAAGAACAAGGTAATggatgaaagaaaaaaaaaaaaaaaaaataatagtatgTGTATAAATAATCTGATTGGTAGCAACATGTGTGTTTGGTAACATATATTATGGGATAAACATTGtgcacataaatatataaatatataaatatatatatatatatatatatatatatatatatatatatatatatatgaatatttccattttcattttattttattttattttattttttttcctgtAGAGTGAAGTCTATCCTCAAAAAAGCGTAAATCTtggtaataaaataaaagtgaGGAGTAAAACTATGAACAGTAAAATAAAAGTTGTGGTGAGGAAGAGACCACTGAGCGAAttagaaaagaagaaaaaagataGTGATATAATTACAGTAAAAAACAATTGTACGCTTTATATAGATGAACCAAGATATAAAGTGGATATgacaaaatatatagaaaggCATGAATTTATTGTAGATAAAGTTTTTGATGATACGGTTGATAATTTCACAGTATATGAGAATACCATAAAACCATTAATAATAGATTTATATGAGAATGGTTGTGTATGTTCTTGTTTTGCTTATGGGCAAACAGGTAGCGGGAAGACTTATACGATGTTAGGTTCACAACCGTATGGACAGAGTGATACCCCTGGTATATTTCAATACGCAGCAGGGGATATATTTacctttttaaatatttatgataaagATAATACGAAAGggatatttatatcattttatgaAATTTATTGTGgtaaattatatgatttattacaaaaacGTAAGATGGTAGCAGCATTAGAAAATGGGAAAAAAGAAGTTGTAGTAAaagatttaaaaatattaagagTATTAACAAAAGaagaattaatattaaaaatgatagaTGGTGttttattaagaaaaattGGTGTTAATTCACAAAACGATGAATCATCTAGATCACATgctatattaaatattgatttaaaagatataaataaaaatacatctCTTGGAAAAATTGCTTTCATTGATTTAGCAGGAAGTGAAAGAGGAGCTGATACCGTTTcacaaaataaacaaacacAAACCGATGGAGCTAATATTAATAGATCTTTACTAGCCTTAAAGGAATGTATTCGAGCTATGGATTCAGATAAAAATCATATACCTTTCAGAGATTCAGAATTAACTAAAGTTTTAAGAGATATATTTGTAGGGAAATCTAAAAGTATTATGATAGCTAATATTTCTCCTACAATTAGTTGTTGTGAGCAAACATTGAATACATTAAGATATTCTTCAAGAGTTAAGaactttaaaaataaatctacatgtataaatgaagaagatgataCAAATACCGAAAGAATTAGTATATTAGATTCAAAGGGAAGTGAAATGAATGCATCTAGTATAGAAAATGTAGTTATCAAATCAAATCATCTtctttcaaataataataataataaaatcaaTCGTGGCAAAATTAATGATAAGAtagaaagaaataatatcttaaaaaataaatcttttGATAAACCTAGGGAAGGATTCACATCAACCTTTGGAAAATACAGTTCACTTAATGATATagacaaaataaagaaaaataagaaaaagggtttaattaattataaaagtacattatataatgacaacaccataaataaaaagcacaacaataataataataataataatgataataatgataataataatgataataataataataataataatgatagtagTAGTATGGTCAATAACATGATCAATCATATgatcaataataatattaacaacaATATCAATGtaaataacaacaataataataataataataacaataatagtcataataatcatctaCCACAACCCAACTATGCATTTACCGATACATCCGATTTTTCTTCGCTTGACGATATGAACTGTCATTTAAACAATAACGACAAAAGTATTTTtctacacaaaaaaaatttaagagACAACATTAAATTGAAAAACAGAAGTAGTTGTGATAACATTATGAACAAGAAGAAAAACAATCTTCATTTAGCTAGACATAGTGTCGGAAGTAAATTAACAATGTTTTCATATGACccacaaaaaaataaggataatacattttttaaaagtaatataaacaaaatggaAGATAATACACCTAAGGATATACTATATGAGTCTAGGAATGTATCGAATATGAATGGTAATGTTTTATTAGGGTTAAACAAGAATACTCATCACGATATCTCGACAAAGGATGAAAatcataatgataataaaataaacaatggtgttattaacattataaataatagtaatgtgaatagtataaataatagtaatatgaatagtataaataatagtaatatgaaTAGCAATAGTATTTATAAAAGTAACTATAATAGTAATCAGTCCATATCAGATGTTCAAATTAGATACGTGAACGAAATGGACACTagcaataaaaataatgacaaCATATTTTTTGATGCTATATCATGTGATAATAACATGTATcctaatataacaaataataataataataataataataataataataataataataacaatattgaTGTGgagaattataataatcgTGATGGTACAAATAACTCTATGAAGTTGTATGCTTATAATAGTCATAACTTATTTCAAcctgataataataaaaatacatcaaACATTcagaatataaatacaaataaaaataatcaagATGGGAATGTAAATTATTCAATGAATTTTTgccattataatttaaatgataaaaattatttgatagatttaaataataaggaACAAAAGGATAAAAACATACATGGATGtgacaataatattattcaaaatagGAACgattttgaaaaaaagaaaaaaaccaatttttacaataataataatattgttatagtaaataataatatgggaAATAACAATAGTCCCCGTATGAAATATGGTTTATGTGGTAGTCATACAAGTAttgataatatgaaaaataatgaaatgaaaaataatgaaatgaaagataatgaaatgaaagataatcatataaaaagtaacaataataatagtagtagtagtagtagtagtaataataatatttataataatattaatgatgatgatacaTTTCAAAATGATTATTGTCACAATGATAATACCTTTACTATTAGACGAAAAAACAATactaatataaatagtaacATATAccaaaatgatgatataatttatacaatAAATAGTTTAAATGATTATATGAGCAATACCCTGTTACATTTTAAAGAGAAATATACATATCCAACACTAAGCACaaatgaagatatatataataaagaaatggAAGGAAAACATATAAGGCTGGATGATCAagataaatatgatgataatgataataataatgttgataataataataaaaataatgttgataataatgttgataataataatgttgataataatgttgataataatgataaaaataatgttgataataataatgttgataatgatgatgatgatgtagattttcataatataaaaaattttaataataatgaatatctTAGCTACTTTCAAAAAAATGTAGatacaataataaataattgcTTAAATTCTTTAGATATTTCTAGTATGTATGATGATACAAAAGAGATACTAAATAATATCCTATTATCTAAATATAAAGCTGAAAAAgataatgttataaaaaaatatattaatgaagatataaaaaatatgtcttTAGAAGAAATCGATAAAACAGCTCAGTCCATTTATGAAAAGAGAAAAGTATTActtacaaaattattattattatttaaaaaaaatgtagatacacaaataaataatgaaacaaGTGATTTAAGAAAAGATCTTGTTATGTGTcacatatgtaataataatcctGATGAtcaatttcatttttatgcaTATAGTAGACTagaaaaagatattattaatttaattatgtTAAGACAAATATGGTGTGAGAGTGAAAACTTAAGACTCTTATATCAATTCTTAGTAGTAGAATATCAAAATAAATCAGCAAATTCTGTTTTATTAAATGTCTCTTCAAATAATGGTGACATTATATtacttaataaaaaattggtTCAAGATAACATCAAAAATTCTATGGACCACAACAatatacacaaaaaataaagaatattaatataaataagtaaataaataaataaataaataaatatataaatatataaatatatatatatatatatatatatatatatatatatatatatatttatacatatatttttttttttttttttttttttcaaatacattcatgtaacaaatataatgacattttaaattttatcaaagtgtttatttttttcaacaagtactaatacaaaataaaacaatgcacctgtttattatatatatatatatatatatatatatgtgggcatatttttttcttttttcttttttttgtgcaAATTTtgctatatataatattacatgtttgttttttctttttaaattattaaatatatatataaacacgtggagaaatatatatatttttaatgtaacatatatctgaacataaaaaatttatatatatgtgaattatttttattaagatATTATGACATATTCTATTTTAAACATTGAAACGTGTagacaaatattataatttttttaatacacacaaatatttatatatatatatatatatatatatcccaTTTTCATgatgttataatataactATATCTACGTAATAGGGATAATGTAACAACTCTTTGATTATTTTTCTCTTCAAATTTAAGGACACGATTGTGTCATATACTTGGTTATATAATTCTGAGTGTGTATAAATTTGCTCTACCTCAAATGGAAATGCTGAGATATAAAGAAGATGTAAATAAGATGAGtgattaattatattaacttGGTTTACATATtgattattatcaatattatattttttaatattatattttttaatattattctttttatcatcatcttccTTATAAGACATATCTATTTCCTCttgttttacattttttggTTTATATCCATTAATATCCATGTTAATTTTACtattcataattttataattaaaaatatcaaataaattaataccATTATTTTGATCCTGATttgtattatcatattttatatttttatttatatacatattataagtaGACGAAAAggtatttgttttatttttattttccttttcatgatattttaaatatttataatataacaaattactttgcataatttttatgtatttttgaTAAGGTActaatatatacttatttttaagaaaatGGTTATTTTGGgcctgttttttttttttatcatcaaatattaaaagataattaCATACCCTTTTTagcgtatatatataagaattgtATGATGTagtatgtaatatatttccattgtctaaataattaaatagaCATGAAAATTCTTTGGATTGTATATTACCTTTTAACGTGTattcatgtatatataaaatttgatAACAGATTAATTTTAATTGTGTTTTAgcctttatatttatattatgtaacaTATTtgatttacatattttttctaagaaataattcaaatgatttttcaaaaaacattctaataattcattattataataacataaataaaatgttatatttattaatgctTGTAAGGATATtatcttattataattatttaatataatacgAGTAAATTGTTCattgtaataatttaattttaataaggaTATAGAAATGTTTCCTAAAGATTGatcattaataatatgaattaaattatttgtttttattaatttatttaataaatattttattaatacaagATCttgtattttaaaagaagcatatgaatgtataatattaccTATATGTACTAAACTTAAGGggaatatgtttttttttaaaatataagaaatttgaagaaatatatcatatcttaatattttcatatgttGTATTGCTCCTAGACTATTGGTCACAAGTtgtgagaaaaaaaaagtatcatatatatggttttcttttttattttttaaaaaagatatattttttgttttttcattttttaaaaaagatatattttttgttttttcattttttaataaagatatattttttgttttttcattttttaaaaaagatatattttttgttttttcattttttaaaaaagatatattttttgttttttcatttttttctttctcattttttattttttcaattttttttttatcattttttattttttcattttttgtatcttctaaataaataaaattcatatgttgttcattttgtaaaatttctttttcttttttgtccAAATAATATCTTTCTTCctctttaatatttcttatgaGTTTATTTAAATACACACTGACCAAATTAGTCAAATATaagtttaatatataattactaaTAAACAACCGATTGATAgaacaataaaaattatgatacatttcttcataattatgtaaagataaatgtatataagtATACAATTTCTTGTAATatggtatattattataatttatatatttattatatatgaactttgttataaaattatatatatatgtcttattaaataatttacttAATTCATTGATCTTATAagtattaataaaatgttctgtaattttatataaagaatttaaaGAATTCACAATGTACTTAATATTGTGTTCGATATTTTcgacattataaatattatcataattaaaacaaaaaatattcttatcAATGTTaatgttttttatattataattatatgagcatataaaatttgtataattattactattcattataatttttaacaaatttataaatgttatatattttaaatcatCACAAAATGTATCGTTAttcctattattattatgatgtggatttttttttgcttgctcatttatataaaataacttATCGATATTATCATCCTTTGCAGATTTTATAAGATTTTCATTCCCTTTCTTATCATCAATACATAAGTCAGATAATACATAggattcattttttatatatagttgtaatattaatattaaataattatcaaataatattaataaactCTTtagtatatatgtgtattccTCGTTTGTAAATTTAAAGTGAACAAAAAATTtggaaaatatattcaaaaaggAGGAATAAAATGTTTGTacctcattattattataaataaatatatttttacgtTCCTTCTTATGACacttgttatatatatgtttatgcacatttttatctatatatttatctatatatttatctacatatttatctatatatttatctacatttttatctatatatttatctacatttttatctatatatttatctatatatttatctatatatttatctatatttttatctatatatttatctatatatttatctatatttatatctatgTCTTTACCTTTATTTTCATGTTCATGTTCCTCTTTATCCTTATAATCATAAATGTCCCCCTTATACTtaagtaataaaatattgctatagttaatatatttaaagagGACACATTTTAACGTTTCAtcgtttataatatttaaatttatgaaAGAAGAATAAATAGATAAAATATTGATAGGCGTGAAATACACATAATTAtcacataaatatttaagaaaCATTTGTGCAAAGTTATTATATAAGAgatgttttataaatatgattttgtctttatgatttattaaaatatgagatgaattatttaaatatacaaaatattgtattaaggaatgaaaaaataaggtTAACCAtttgatattatatttaatattatttttttgtctatctattaatatattatgatattttaatttatttattattttatattcttcttgtaatttttctttacttatatcttttaatttttttttattacattgtATATTgactatattattattaatataaaaatgtaatttatttattaatatatataaaaagagaaaattataatattttctttttatatgaatgtgaaaaataaatacaagaTCTATAAAATTCATATTGTTCAATAATCTTTCGCTTATTCTATctagaaaaaataagaactctttttttttttcttctaattcatcattaaaatattcataaaatgtatataattttaatataacatttttatcatataatttattgtcAAACATATATAGATAATTAATTTGATCAGATATATGTCtgtatatatcttttatatatatatgtttaatatttttattattaatattgctatatattactatatcatatttattaaccatatgatataaaatatttttttcacacAAACTACTGGATtccttatttatatcataagaATTTGAAGGACTATGTATATTAGATATGTCATAAGTATTGTTGacaacatttttatatatactaccATTGttactataattatttattaatatatcgtTTTTCTCttcataattaaatatttgatatgtattttgttttatgttatttacaTCTTTAACATTGTATCTTTTTGTATTGGTAcacatatttgtatttatattaatatgttcatttatatgtacacCTACATTTGCTCTTATGTTTGCTTTGTTCGTTGATGCATGGTGTTCTAtacatgaatatataataaaattatcatcaaaattttgattataattattagcATTACAATCattattcaatatataattaatacacCGATTTATTGTCCTATCATttggtattatattatttaataaccTCTTTAATATaagtaaataatttaatttcgTCAAGATTTGAAGAGCTATACTTTTTTGAGGAAGAGAATCTTCAAAAAAATGTTTAACAGATTTGTTATCaaattctatatataaaaataaatattttatatctttatatgtattatttctttttaaattcatatatttacttatcctattattatataaaatttttctcTGCTCACTTATATTAAATCGATTGtcaaatgataaatatgtttTACACATAGAGGGTTCATATTtccatatatgaaaaatattttctcctttcttattatattttatggcAGCATTTTCTACCATCTgaatattattctttatattcgTAATATAtctaacattttttatattcgtAATATAtctaacattttttattattctcatattttctttaattaattattggTCTGAATGGGGTTGGAGCAATCTTCAAATCAATTCTtccattttcttttataagtaaataaaattatgtgaacacatacaaataaataaaaaataaataaatatatatatgtatataatatatatattataatttttttttttttttttttttttttttttttttttttttaggatTCATAAATGTTGctattaatatttacatatatatatatatatatatatatatttatttatttatttatttattaatatatataatttatttaatatacacatttatgctctccatttttaatttttcttttcttataatcatttatgtagataataaaaagaagccCAAGCAATGGAAGAAAgggtaaataaaataaagccATATGAATTAATTCTTCAAAagggtaaaaaaaaaaaaaaataaagaatataaataaataaataaaaatatataaatataatttatatatatatatatattttttttttttttttttttttttttagaactCATGGATTTGGATGAAATAGAA
Protein-coding sequences here:
- a CDS encoding kinesin-13, putative, which codes for MFKKTMQQKRQSFIKNKSEVYPQKSVNLGNKIKVRSKTMNSKIKVVVRKRPLSELEKKKKDSDIITVKNNCTLYIDEPRYKVDMTKYIERHEFIVDKVFDDTVDNFTVYENTIKPLIIDLYENGCVCSCFAYGQTGSGKTYTMLGSQPYGQSDTPGIFQYAAGDIFTFLNIYDKDNTKGIFISFYEIYCGKLYDLLQKRKMVAALENGKKEVVVKDLKILRVLTKEELILKMIDGVLLRKIGVNSQNDESSRSHAILNIDLKDINKNTSLGKIAFIDLAGSERGADTVSQNKQTQTDGANINRSLLALKECIRAMDSDKNHIPFRDSELTKVLRDIFVGKSKSIMIANISPTISCCEQTLNTLRYSSRVKNFKNKSTCINEEDDTNTERISILDSKGSEMNASSIENVVIKSNHLLSNNNNNKINRGKINDKIERNNILKNKSFDKPREGFTSTFGKYSSLNDIDKIKKNKKKGLINYKSTLYNDNTINKKHNNNNNNNNDNNDNNNDNNNNNNNDSSSMVNNMINHMINNNINNNINVNNNNNNNNNNNNSHNNHLPQPNYAFTDTSDFSSLDDMNCHLNNNDKSIFLHKKNLRDNIKLKNRSSCDNIMNKKKNNLHLARHSVGSKLTMFSYDPQKNKDNTFFKSNINKMEDNTPKDILYESRNVSNMNGNVLLGLNKNTHHDISTKDENHNDNKINNGVINIINNSNVNSINNSNMNSINNSNMNSNSIYKSNYNSNQSISDVQIRYVNEMDTSNKNNDNIFFDAISCDNNMYPNITNNNNNNNNNNNNNNNNIDVENYNNRDGTNNSMKLYAYNSHNLFQPDNNKNTSNIQNINTNKNNQDGNVNYSMNFCHYNLNDKNYLIDLNNKEQKDKNIHGCDNNIIQNRNDFEKKKKTNFYNNNNIVIVNNNMGNNNSPRMKYGLCGSHTSIDNMKNNEMKNNEMKDNEMKDNHIKSNNNNSSSSSSSNNNIYNNINDDDTFQNDYCHNDNTFTIRRKNNTNINSNIYQNDDIIYTINSLNDYMSNTLLHFKEKYTYPTLSTNEDIYNKEMEGKHIRLDDQDKYDDNDNNNVDNNNKNNVDNNVDNNNVDNNVDNNDKNNVDNNNVDNDDDDVDFHNIKNFNNNEYLSYFQKNVDTIINNCLNSLDISSMYDDTKEILNNILLSKYKAEKDNVIKKYINEDIKNMSLEEIDKTAQSIYEKRKVLLTKLLLLFKKNVDTQINNETSDLRKDLVMCHICNNNPDDQFHFYAYSRLEKDIINLIMLRQIWCESENLRLLYQFLVVEYQNKSANSVLLNVSSNNGDIILLNKKLVQDNIKNSMDHNNIHKK